The following are encoded in a window of Alosa sapidissima isolate fAloSap1 chromosome 12, fAloSap1.pri, whole genome shotgun sequence genomic DNA:
- the mcoln3b gene encoding mucolipin-3 isoform X1, with protein sequence MYKISMEQFDQLSDCEMQFLIQHVTGQSSDMDETIYRSANDPNGNAHPFWSDSPNLNFKEVERFRRKLKYFFMNPCEKYKARGRKPWKLILQIIKVVIITVQLVLFGLSNEMVVTFREENLMTFKHLFLKDYTDGTAHTYALYTKQDMYDHVGYVIEQFTNLKNISVGNHAYEKIGLSYTPLVLCQESYRNGSISPGNETFDIDAQVDVECVEIFPMVPFHQTPGNPFPANLTLDFKRLLAVNINFTLKAINLQTVQHHELPDCYDFDILITFNNRAHSGRIKVDLDHDVEIKECKDWNVTGTSPRNLVYILFFDTIIILMCLTSLILCLRSVFTGIKLQSEYTQFFSTFYNKTVPRSDQMEFINGWYCLIIVSDALTIIGSIIKIEIQIKDVTTYDLCSILLGTGTMLVWVGVLRYMGYFRKYNILIITLRTAFPNVIRFCCCAAMIYLGYCFCGWIVLGPYHEKFRSLNTVSECLFSLINGDDMFPTFKDMQQKSYLVWLYSRVYLYTFVSLFIYMVLSLFITLITDTYETIKHQQQEGSLESELHAFISECKDLPDSGHYRLDQNPTVCFHCCLPQCRCFFTLFLLFTLLLLTSDCFCVVMYIVREILMLSS encoded by the exons ATGTACAAGATCAGCATGGAACAGTTTGATCAACTTTCTGATTGTGAGATGCAGTTTCTTATTCAGCATGTCACGGGTCAAAGCTCAG ATATGGATGAAACTATTTACAggtctgcaaatgatcccaaTGGAAATGCTCACCCATTCTGGTCAGATTCTCCAAATTTGAACTTTAAGGAAGTGGAACGCTTTAGGAGGAAACTCAAGTATTTCTTCATGAACCCCTGTGAGAAGTACAAAGCTCGTGGGAGAAAGCCATGGAAACTAATTCTGCAAATAATCAAAGTTGTCATCATTACAGTTCAG CTGGTCTTATTTGGACTCAGTAACGAGATGGTTGTAACATTCAGAGAGGAAAACCTGATGACATTCAAGCATTTATTCCTTAAAGATTACACAGAtggcactgcacacacatacgcactgtACACAAAGCAAGACATGTATGACCACGTTGGATATGTCATAGAACAG TTTACCAACCTCAAAAACATTTCCGTGGGAAACCATGCATATGAGAAGATTGGTCTATCCTACACCCCTCTCGTACTGTGCCAAGAGTCCTACAGAAATGGAAGCATCTCGCCAGGAAATGAGACCTTTGACATTGATGCACAAGTGGACGTTG AGTGTGTGGAAATCTTTCCAATGGTCCCTTTTCACCAAACGCCTGGGAACCCATTTCCAGCAAATCTTACTTTAGATTTCAAAAG ACTGCTGGCTGTGAACATTAACTTTACACTGAAAGCCATCAATCTGCAGACTGTCCAACATCATGAGTTGCCTGACTGCTATGACTTCGATATACTG ATCACCTTCAACAACAGAGCCCACAGTGGCCGAATCAAGGTGGATTTGGATCATGATGTTGAGATCAAAGAATGCAAAGACTGGAATGTCACCGGCACAT CCCCAAGGAATCTTGTCTACATCCTTTTCTTTGATACCATCATCATTCTGATGTGCCTCACATCTCTGATTCTCTGCTTGAGATCAGTTTTCACTGGAATAAAACTCCAGTCC GAGTATACCCAGTTTTTCAGCACCTTTTATAACAAAACTGTGCCCCGGTCTGACCAAATGGAGTTTATAAATGGCTGGTACTGCCTCATCATTGTCAGCGACGCTCTGACCATCATCGGCTCCATCATAAAAATTGAGATCCAGATAAAG GATGTGACCACCTATGACCTCTGCAGTATTCTCCTGGGCACTGGCACCATGCTTGTGTGGGTAGGGGTCCTGCGATACATGGGCTACTTTAGGAAATACAAC ATTCTCATCATAACTCTGAGAACAGCATTCCCAAACGTGATCCGGTTCTGCTGTTGCGCTGCCATGATCTACCTGGGTTATTGCTTCTGCGGGTGGATCGTGCTGGGGCCATATCATGAAAAG TTCCGCTCCCTGAACACCGTTTCTGAGTGCCTGTTCTCCCTGATCAATGGCGACGACATGTTCCCCACCTTCAAAGACATGCAACAGAAGAGCTACCTGGTGTGGCTCTACAGCCGCGTGTACCTGTACACCTTTGTGTCCCTGTTCATCTACATGGTCCTCAGTCTGTTTATCACCCTCATCACAGACACCTACGAAACTATTAAG catcagcagcaggaAGGCAGTCTAGAGTCTGAGCTGCACGCCTTCATATCCGAGTGCAAAGACCTGCCCGACTCTGGCCATTACCGCCTGGACCAAAATCCTACCGTCTGTTTCCACTGTTGTCTCCCGCAGTGCAGGTGTTTCTTTACACTCTTTTTACTCTTTACTCTActttt ATTGACCAGTGACTGCTTCTGTGTGGTCATGTATATTGTGAGAGAGATTCTGATGTTGTCAAGCTGA
- the mcoln3b gene encoding mucolipin-3 isoform X2 → MYKISMEQFDQLSDCEMQFLIQHVTGQSSDMDETIYRSANDPNGNAHPFWSDSPNLNFKEVERFRRKLKYFFMNPCEKYKARGRKPWKLILQIIKVVIITVQLVLFGLSNEMVVTFREENLMTFKHLFLKDYTDGTAHTYALYTKQDMYDHVGYVIEQFTNLKNISVGNHAYEKIGLSYTPLVLCQESYRNGSISPGNETFDIDAQVDVECVEIFPMVPFHQTPGNPFPANLTLDFKRLLAVNINFTLKAINLQTVQHHELPDCYDFDILITFNNRAHSGRIKVDLDHDVEIKECKDWNVTGTSPRNLVYILFFDTIIILMCLTSLILCLRSVFTGIKLQSEYTQFFSTFYNKTVPRSDQMEFINGWYCLIIVSDALTIIGSIIKIEIQIKDVTTYDLCSILLGTGTMLVWVGVLRYMGYFRKYNILIITLRTAFPNVIRFCCCAAMIYLGYCFCGWIVLGPYHEKFRSLNTVSECLFSLINGDDMFPTFKDMQQKSYLVWLYSRVYLYTFVSLFIYMVLSLFITLITDTYETIKHQQQEGSLESELHAFISECKDLPDSGHYRLDQNPTVCFHCCLPQCSRSDDYQERLQS, encoded by the exons ATGTACAAGATCAGCATGGAACAGTTTGATCAACTTTCTGATTGTGAGATGCAGTTTCTTATTCAGCATGTCACGGGTCAAAGCTCAG ATATGGATGAAACTATTTACAggtctgcaaatgatcccaaTGGAAATGCTCACCCATTCTGGTCAGATTCTCCAAATTTGAACTTTAAGGAAGTGGAACGCTTTAGGAGGAAACTCAAGTATTTCTTCATGAACCCCTGTGAGAAGTACAAAGCTCGTGGGAGAAAGCCATGGAAACTAATTCTGCAAATAATCAAAGTTGTCATCATTACAGTTCAG CTGGTCTTATTTGGACTCAGTAACGAGATGGTTGTAACATTCAGAGAGGAAAACCTGATGACATTCAAGCATTTATTCCTTAAAGATTACACAGAtggcactgcacacacatacgcactgtACACAAAGCAAGACATGTATGACCACGTTGGATATGTCATAGAACAG TTTACCAACCTCAAAAACATTTCCGTGGGAAACCATGCATATGAGAAGATTGGTCTATCCTACACCCCTCTCGTACTGTGCCAAGAGTCCTACAGAAATGGAAGCATCTCGCCAGGAAATGAGACCTTTGACATTGATGCACAAGTGGACGTTG AGTGTGTGGAAATCTTTCCAATGGTCCCTTTTCACCAAACGCCTGGGAACCCATTTCCAGCAAATCTTACTTTAGATTTCAAAAG ACTGCTGGCTGTGAACATTAACTTTACACTGAAAGCCATCAATCTGCAGACTGTCCAACATCATGAGTTGCCTGACTGCTATGACTTCGATATACTG ATCACCTTCAACAACAGAGCCCACAGTGGCCGAATCAAGGTGGATTTGGATCATGATGTTGAGATCAAAGAATGCAAAGACTGGAATGTCACCGGCACAT CCCCAAGGAATCTTGTCTACATCCTTTTCTTTGATACCATCATCATTCTGATGTGCCTCACATCTCTGATTCTCTGCTTGAGATCAGTTTTCACTGGAATAAAACTCCAGTCC GAGTATACCCAGTTTTTCAGCACCTTTTATAACAAAACTGTGCCCCGGTCTGACCAAATGGAGTTTATAAATGGCTGGTACTGCCTCATCATTGTCAGCGACGCTCTGACCATCATCGGCTCCATCATAAAAATTGAGATCCAGATAAAG GATGTGACCACCTATGACCTCTGCAGTATTCTCCTGGGCACTGGCACCATGCTTGTGTGGGTAGGGGTCCTGCGATACATGGGCTACTTTAGGAAATACAAC ATTCTCATCATAACTCTGAGAACAGCATTCCCAAACGTGATCCGGTTCTGCTGTTGCGCTGCCATGATCTACCTGGGTTATTGCTTCTGCGGGTGGATCGTGCTGGGGCCATATCATGAAAAG TTCCGCTCCCTGAACACCGTTTCTGAGTGCCTGTTCTCCCTGATCAATGGCGACGACATGTTCCCCACCTTCAAAGACATGCAACAGAAGAGCTACCTGGTGTGGCTCTACAGCCGCGTGTACCTGTACACCTTTGTGTCCCTGTTCATCTACATGGTCCTCAGTCTGTTTATCACCCTCATCACAGACACCTACGAAACTATTAAG catcagcagcaggaAGGCAGTCTAGAGTCTGAGCTGCACGCCTTCATATCCGAGTGCAAAGACCTGCCCGACTCTGGCCATTACCGCCTGGACCAAAATCCTACCGTCTGTTTCCACTGTTGTCTCCCGCAGTGCAG CAGATCTGATGATTATCAAGAGAGACTGCAGAGTTAG
- the mcoln3b gene encoding mucolipin-3 isoform X3 produces the protein MYKISMEQFDQLSDCEMQFLIQHVTGQSSDMDETIYRSANDPNGNAHPFWSDSPNLNFKEVERFRRKLKYFFMNPCEKYKARGRKPWKLILQIIKVVIITVQLVLFGLSNEMVVTFREENLMTFKHLFLKDYTDGTAHTYALYTKQDMYDHVGYVIEQFTNLKNISVGNHAYEKIGLSYTPLVLCQESYRNGSISPGNETFDIDAQVDVECVEIFPMVPFHQTPGNPFPANLTLDFKRLLAVNINFTLKAINLQTVQHHELPDCYDFDILITFNNRAHSGRIKVDLDHDVEIKECKDWNVTGTSPRNLVYILFFDTIIILMCLTSLILCLRSVFTGIKLQSEYTQFFSTFYNKTVPRSDQMEFINGWYCLIIVSDALTIIGSIIKIEIQIKDVTTYDLCSILLGTGTMLVWVGVLRYMGYFRKYNILIITLRTAFPNVIRFCCCAAMIYLGYCFCGWIVLGPYHEKFRSLNTVSECLFSLINGDDMFPTFKDMQQKSYLVWLYSRVYLYTFVSLFIYMVLSLFITLITDTYETIKHQQQEGSLESELHAFISECKDLPDSGHYRLDQNPTVCFHCCLPQCRSDDYQERLQS, from the exons ATGTACAAGATCAGCATGGAACAGTTTGATCAACTTTCTGATTGTGAGATGCAGTTTCTTATTCAGCATGTCACGGGTCAAAGCTCAG ATATGGATGAAACTATTTACAggtctgcaaatgatcccaaTGGAAATGCTCACCCATTCTGGTCAGATTCTCCAAATTTGAACTTTAAGGAAGTGGAACGCTTTAGGAGGAAACTCAAGTATTTCTTCATGAACCCCTGTGAGAAGTACAAAGCTCGTGGGAGAAAGCCATGGAAACTAATTCTGCAAATAATCAAAGTTGTCATCATTACAGTTCAG CTGGTCTTATTTGGACTCAGTAACGAGATGGTTGTAACATTCAGAGAGGAAAACCTGATGACATTCAAGCATTTATTCCTTAAAGATTACACAGAtggcactgcacacacatacgcactgtACACAAAGCAAGACATGTATGACCACGTTGGATATGTCATAGAACAG TTTACCAACCTCAAAAACATTTCCGTGGGAAACCATGCATATGAGAAGATTGGTCTATCCTACACCCCTCTCGTACTGTGCCAAGAGTCCTACAGAAATGGAAGCATCTCGCCAGGAAATGAGACCTTTGACATTGATGCACAAGTGGACGTTG AGTGTGTGGAAATCTTTCCAATGGTCCCTTTTCACCAAACGCCTGGGAACCCATTTCCAGCAAATCTTACTTTAGATTTCAAAAG ACTGCTGGCTGTGAACATTAACTTTACACTGAAAGCCATCAATCTGCAGACTGTCCAACATCATGAGTTGCCTGACTGCTATGACTTCGATATACTG ATCACCTTCAACAACAGAGCCCACAGTGGCCGAATCAAGGTGGATTTGGATCATGATGTTGAGATCAAAGAATGCAAAGACTGGAATGTCACCGGCACAT CCCCAAGGAATCTTGTCTACATCCTTTTCTTTGATACCATCATCATTCTGATGTGCCTCACATCTCTGATTCTCTGCTTGAGATCAGTTTTCACTGGAATAAAACTCCAGTCC GAGTATACCCAGTTTTTCAGCACCTTTTATAACAAAACTGTGCCCCGGTCTGACCAAATGGAGTTTATAAATGGCTGGTACTGCCTCATCATTGTCAGCGACGCTCTGACCATCATCGGCTCCATCATAAAAATTGAGATCCAGATAAAG GATGTGACCACCTATGACCTCTGCAGTATTCTCCTGGGCACTGGCACCATGCTTGTGTGGGTAGGGGTCCTGCGATACATGGGCTACTTTAGGAAATACAAC ATTCTCATCATAACTCTGAGAACAGCATTCCCAAACGTGATCCGGTTCTGCTGTTGCGCTGCCATGATCTACCTGGGTTATTGCTTCTGCGGGTGGATCGTGCTGGGGCCATATCATGAAAAG TTCCGCTCCCTGAACACCGTTTCTGAGTGCCTGTTCTCCCTGATCAATGGCGACGACATGTTCCCCACCTTCAAAGACATGCAACAGAAGAGCTACCTGGTGTGGCTCTACAGCCGCGTGTACCTGTACACCTTTGTGTCCCTGTTCATCTACATGGTCCTCAGTCTGTTTATCACCCTCATCACAGACACCTACGAAACTATTAAG catcagcagcaggaAGGCAGTCTAGAGTCTGAGCTGCACGCCTTCATATCCGAGTGCAAAGACCTGCCCGACTCTGGCCATTACCGCCTGGACCAAAATCCTACCGTCTGTTTCCACTGTTGTCTCCCGCAGTGCAG ATCTGATGATTATCAAGAGAGACTGCAGAGTTAG
- the mcoln3b gene encoding mucolipin-3 isoform X4: MDETIYRSANDPNGNAHPFWSDSPNLNFKEVERFRRKLKYFFMNPCEKYKARGRKPWKLILQIIKVVIITVQLVLFGLSNEMVVTFREENLMTFKHLFLKDYTDGTAHTYALYTKQDMYDHVGYVIEQFTNLKNISVGNHAYEKIGLSYTPLVLCQESYRNGSISPGNETFDIDAQVDVECVEIFPMVPFHQTPGNPFPANLTLDFKRLLAVNINFTLKAINLQTVQHHELPDCYDFDILITFNNRAHSGRIKVDLDHDVEIKECKDWNVTGTSPRNLVYILFFDTIIILMCLTSLILCLRSVFTGIKLQSEYTQFFSTFYNKTVPRSDQMEFINGWYCLIIVSDALTIIGSIIKIEIQIKDVTTYDLCSILLGTGTMLVWVGVLRYMGYFRKYNILIITLRTAFPNVIRFCCCAAMIYLGYCFCGWIVLGPYHEKFRSLNTVSECLFSLINGDDMFPTFKDMQQKSYLVWLYSRVYLYTFVSLFIYMVLSLFITLITDTYETIKHQQQEGSLESELHAFISECKDLPDSGHYRLDQNPTVCFHCCLPQCRCFFTLFLLFTLLLLTSDCFCVVMYIVREILMLSS, encoded by the exons ATGGATGAAACTATTTACAggtctgcaaatgatcccaaTGGAAATGCTCACCCATTCTGGTCAGATTCTCCAAATTTGAACTTTAAGGAAGTGGAACGCTTTAGGAGGAAACTCAAGTATTTCTTCATGAACCCCTGTGAGAAGTACAAAGCTCGTGGGAGAAAGCCATGGAAACTAATTCTGCAAATAATCAAAGTTGTCATCATTACAGTTCAG CTGGTCTTATTTGGACTCAGTAACGAGATGGTTGTAACATTCAGAGAGGAAAACCTGATGACATTCAAGCATTTATTCCTTAAAGATTACACAGAtggcactgcacacacatacgcactgtACACAAAGCAAGACATGTATGACCACGTTGGATATGTCATAGAACAG TTTACCAACCTCAAAAACATTTCCGTGGGAAACCATGCATATGAGAAGATTGGTCTATCCTACACCCCTCTCGTACTGTGCCAAGAGTCCTACAGAAATGGAAGCATCTCGCCAGGAAATGAGACCTTTGACATTGATGCACAAGTGGACGTTG AGTGTGTGGAAATCTTTCCAATGGTCCCTTTTCACCAAACGCCTGGGAACCCATTTCCAGCAAATCTTACTTTAGATTTCAAAAG ACTGCTGGCTGTGAACATTAACTTTACACTGAAAGCCATCAATCTGCAGACTGTCCAACATCATGAGTTGCCTGACTGCTATGACTTCGATATACTG ATCACCTTCAACAACAGAGCCCACAGTGGCCGAATCAAGGTGGATTTGGATCATGATGTTGAGATCAAAGAATGCAAAGACTGGAATGTCACCGGCACAT CCCCAAGGAATCTTGTCTACATCCTTTTCTTTGATACCATCATCATTCTGATGTGCCTCACATCTCTGATTCTCTGCTTGAGATCAGTTTTCACTGGAATAAAACTCCAGTCC GAGTATACCCAGTTTTTCAGCACCTTTTATAACAAAACTGTGCCCCGGTCTGACCAAATGGAGTTTATAAATGGCTGGTACTGCCTCATCATTGTCAGCGACGCTCTGACCATCATCGGCTCCATCATAAAAATTGAGATCCAGATAAAG GATGTGACCACCTATGACCTCTGCAGTATTCTCCTGGGCACTGGCACCATGCTTGTGTGGGTAGGGGTCCTGCGATACATGGGCTACTTTAGGAAATACAAC ATTCTCATCATAACTCTGAGAACAGCATTCCCAAACGTGATCCGGTTCTGCTGTTGCGCTGCCATGATCTACCTGGGTTATTGCTTCTGCGGGTGGATCGTGCTGGGGCCATATCATGAAAAG TTCCGCTCCCTGAACACCGTTTCTGAGTGCCTGTTCTCCCTGATCAATGGCGACGACATGTTCCCCACCTTCAAAGACATGCAACAGAAGAGCTACCTGGTGTGGCTCTACAGCCGCGTGTACCTGTACACCTTTGTGTCCCTGTTCATCTACATGGTCCTCAGTCTGTTTATCACCCTCATCACAGACACCTACGAAACTATTAAG catcagcagcaggaAGGCAGTCTAGAGTCTGAGCTGCACGCCTTCATATCCGAGTGCAAAGACCTGCCCGACTCTGGCCATTACCGCCTGGACCAAAATCCTACCGTCTGTTTCCACTGTTGTCTCCCGCAGTGCAGGTGTTTCTTTACACTCTTTTTACTCTTTACTCTActttt ATTGACCAGTGACTGCTTCTGTGTGGTCATGTATATTGTGAGAGAGATTCTGATGTTGTCAAGCTGA
- the LOC121677516 gene encoding cytochrome P450 2J6-like — protein MASSSSSTFSSSLLKWMDIQVLLVSTIVFLLLVDIMRRRRPKNFPPGPLCWPVIGNTVTIDFKKAHLELCRLAEQYGNIYSLKMSSSWSVVLNGYKMVREALVTQGDTMADRPESALSMEVSNHLGVVTSNGYLWRQQRKFALFTLKSFGVGKKSLESAILDEFTHLSRDIEELDGKTFNPHLPTNYAVANIICSLVFGHRFEYTDKKFQTLMAMFDKTIELEASIWAQLYDAFPMVMKRLPGPHQTIRNIYDHVKVFLREEIEQHKKDWEPSEPRDYIDCYLNEIEKSKENTAAGFTEDNLIMCSLDLFVAGSETTSTTLRWSFLYMAKYPEVQEKVQAEIDRVIGQSRLPTMADRADMPYTDAVIHEIQRIGNIAPLGLPRYTTKDVQLGDYLIPKGTEIIANLTSVMFDKEEWETPHTFNPGHFLNKEGKFVKNPAFIPFSAGKRVCLGESLAKMELFLFFTSFLQRYTFSMPAGVKPVMDFRFGITLAPQPYEICATPRHL, from the exons ATGGCTTCCTCATCATCCTCAACGTTCAGCTCCTCCTTACTGAAGTGGATGGACATCCAGGTGCTGCTGGTGTCCACCATTGTCTTTCTGCTTCTAGTGGACATCATGCGGAGGCGCAGGCCAAAGAACTTTCCTCCAGGTCCACTGTGTTGGCCTGTCATAGGGAACACGGTCACCATTGACTTCAAGAAAGCCCATCTAGAACTGTGCCGG CTTGCTGAGCAGTATGGGAATATCTACAGTCTTAAAATGAGCTCCTCGTGGTCCGTGGTGCTGAACGGCTACAAGATGGTGCGAGAAGCTTTGGTGACTCAAGGAGACACCATGGCTGACCGGCCTGAGAGTGCACTTTCAATGGAGGTGTCCAACCATCTTG GTGTTGTCACCAGCAATGGATATTTATGGAGACAACAGCGCAAGTTTGCCCTATTTACCCTCAAGTCTTTCGGAGTCGGCAAGAAGTCTCTTGAGTCAGCCATTTTAGATGAGTTTACTCATCTATCCAGAGATATTGAAGAACTTGATG GTAAGACATTCAATCCACACTTGCCTACAAACTACGCTGTTGCCAACATCATATGCTCCCTTGTTTTTGGGCATCGATTTGAATACACCGACAAGAAGTTCCAAACACTGATGGCTATGTTTGATAAAACTATTGAACTTGAAGCCTCCATTTGGGCACAG CTGTATGACGCTTTCCCAATGGTGATGAAACGCTTACCAGGGCCTCACCAGACCATCAGGAACATCTATGACCATGTGAAAGTTTTCCTGAGGGAAGAAATCGAGCAGCACAAGAAAGACTGGGAACCCTCAGAGCCAAGGGATTACATCGACTGCTACTTGAATGAGATTGAAAAG AGCAAGGAGAATACAGCTGCTGGCTTCACCGAGGACAATCTGATTATGTGCTCCCTGGACTTGTTTGTGGCCGGCTCCGAGACCACGTCCACCACCCTGCGCTGGAGCTTTCTCTACATGGCCAAGTACCCGGAGGTCCAAG AAAAGGTCCAGGCTGAGATAGACAGAGTGATTGGTCAGTCACGCCTGCCTACCATGGCAGACAGGGCGGACATGCCCTACACTGATGCGGTCATCCACGAGATTCAGAGGATCGGCAACATTGCCCCACTGGGCCTGCCCCGGTATACCACCAAAGATGTGCAACTCGGCGACTACCTCATTCCCAAG GGTACCGAGATAATAGCGAATTTGACATCAGTGATGTTTGATAAGGAAGAATGGGAGACGCCGCACACTTTTAACCCAGGACACTTCTTGAACAAGGAGGGGAAGTTTGTGAAGAATCCTGCCTTCATCCCATTCTCAGCAG gGAAAAGAGTGTGTCTCGGGGAAAGCCTAGCCAAGATGgagctctttctcttcttcacaTCCTTCCTGCAGCGGTATACTTTTTCAATGCCTGCTGGGGTGAAGCCTGTGATGGATTTCCGTTTTGGCATTACCCTGGCACCCCAGCCATATGAAATATGTGCCACGCCACGCCATCTGTGA